The DNA region TTGAATGACACAAACTCCCTGAGCCGTCCAACCCAGGGAGTCGCTGACTGCCACACCGATTCTCCGCTGCCCCACGTCAAGGCCCAAAACCCGGGAAGACCCCTCTATATCCATGGAAAACTCATCCATCCACGCAATTCCTCTTTCATTTCTTGTTTTCCAGATAGAACGTCACCAATTCTTCGATCAGTTCGTCCCGTTCCAGTTTGCGAATCATGGCACGGGCATTCTTGTGGCGGGGAATGTAGGCGGGATCTCCGGAGATGAGGTAGCCCACGATCTGGTTGATCGGGTTGTAACCCTTCTCCTTCAGTGCCTCGTACACATGAAACAGCACTTCTTTGGCATCATTGTTCTGGTCGCCCTGAAAATTGAACTTCATGGTTTCATCCATGGAAGGCCCCACCTCTCTGATAGGATGACCAGCAAACGGTTCGAAAGACGCGTCATTCCGACGATCCGTTTCCGGAGAGGGACCGAACCGGCCGGGATGCCGGGGAGGTCCCTCTCCCGAATCATATGACCGTCGCGCTGAAATGACTTCTACTTTCTTCTTTCTTTTCCCGAAAATGTCCTTTTTTTGTCATCCTTCAGGAGCGGGATTTCAACAGTTTTTCGACATGTGCCAGCGCCTCGGACAGTTTCTCCGGCCGTTTGCCGCCGGCTTGGGCCATGTCGGGCCGGCCGCCTCCGCCTCCGCCGCAGATGGCCGCCACTTCCTTGATCAGTTTGCCGGCGTGCAATCCTTCCTTGACGAAATTCGGCGACACCGAAGCCACCAGAGAGACTTTGGCTCCTTCCGCAGCCCCGAGGACGATCACGCCTTCGGTCAGTTTTTGCCGCAGATTGTCCACCATCGTGCGAAGCTGGTCCATCCCGGAAGCTTCCACACGGGCCGTCAACACCGGAACCCCGTCGATGTCTTTGACCTGACCGAGCAATTCGCCGACGGCGGATTGGCTCAGTTTGGCCTTCAGGGATTCGTTTTCCCTGGACAGCTCACGGTTTCGCTCCTGCAGCTGGCGGATCCGGAACGTCAGTTCCTGCGGGGACGTTTTCAGGGCATCGGCCGCTTCCTTCAGGAGGCCCAACTGTTCCTCCAGATAAGCAAATGCTTTTCTTCCGGTCACGGCCTCGATCCGCCGGATGCCGGAGCCGATGCCGCTTTCGCTCACCAGCTTGAACAGCCCGATCTCCCCGGTGTTGGAGACGTGGGTGCCGCCGCACAGTTCCAGGCTGTAGTCACCCACCCGGACCACGCGGACGATCTCGCCGTATTTCTCTCCGAAGAGAGCCATCGCCCCCATCGCCTTGGCTTCGGCCAGCGGTTTGTGCATGATTTCGACTGTAGTATTTACCCAAATTTGTTCGTTTACACGACGCTCCACCTCGGCGATTTCTTCGGGGGTCATGGCACCGATGTGGGTGAAGTCGAAGCGCAGCCGGTCCGGAGCCACCAATGAACCCGCCTGGTTGACGTGTTCGCCGAGCACTTCTTTGAGCGCCTTGTGCAACAGGTGGGTGGCCGTGTGGTTCTTGACGATGTCGCGGCGCAATTCCTCGTCGATGGCCGCTTTCACCCGATCCCCCTTGCGAACGGTGCCCGATTCGACCACGATGGTGTGCAGATGCTGGCCGCGCGGACCTTTTTGCACATCTTCCACACGCAGCACGGCTTTGTCGGTGGTGACGGTTCCCTTGTCGGCCACTTGTCCACCGCTTTCCGCGTAGAACGGGGTTTTCTCGAGCACGATCAAGCCTTTTTGGCCTTCGGCCAGAAGATCCACGAAGCGATCTTCGTGAATGATGGCGGCGATCCGGGTTTCCGTTTCCGTCACTGTGTAGCCGACGAATTCACTTTCCACATCCAGTTCGGCCAGCGGTCCTCCCTGCACTTTCATGCTGTCCACTTCTTCCCGCGCGGCACGGGCGCGTTCCCGCTGAGCCTCCATTTCCCGTTCAAACCCGTCGCGATCCACTTCCAGCCCCTGCTCGCGGGCGAAGTCTTCCGTCAGGTCGATCGGGAATCCGTACGTGTCATACAGCTTGAACGCTTCCTCTCCGGTGATGACGGTGCGTCCTTCCGCCTTGCAGGCATCGGCCAGCTCCCCGAGCAGGCGCAGCCCCTCTCCGAGCGTCTCCAGGAACCGCTCTTCCTCGCCGCGGATGACCCGCTCGATGAACTCTTTTTTCTGCACCGGCTCCGGATAGTAGTCCTTCATGATCTCCGCCACCACGCCGGTCAGTTCATACAGGAACGGGCGATCCATGCCCAGTTTGCGTCCGTACCGGACGGCACGGCGAAGCAGGCGGCGCAGCACGTATCCACGACCTTCGTTGGAAGGCAGCACTCCGTCTCCCACGGCGAAGACGATGGTGCGAATGTGGTCGGCGATCACTTTCAGGGCGATGTCCGTTTCGCGGTCTTTGCCGTATTCCACGCCCGCAATGCGGCAAGTGGTGTCGATGATCGGGCGGAACAGGTCGGTGTCGTAGTTGGTCGGCACATTCTGCATGACGGAAGCCATCCGCTCCAGCCCCATTCCGGTGTCGATGTTCTTTTTCGGCAAGGGCGTATAGGTGCCGTCCGGATTGTGGTTGTACTGCGAGAAGACCAGGTTCCAGATTTCCAGATAGCGTTCATTTTCCCCGCCCGGGTACATTTCCGGATCGTTCGGATCGCCGAACTCTTCTCCACGGTCATAGAAAATCTCGGTGTTGGGGCCGCTGGGGCCTTCCCCGATGTCCCAGAAGTTGTCTTCCAGCTTCACGATCCGCTCTTCCGGAATGCCGATCTTTTCCTTCCAGATCTTGCAGGCTTCATCGTCTTCGGGATGGATGGTGACGGACAGGCGATTCGGATCCAGCCCCATCCATTTGGGAGAAGTAAGGAACTCCCAAGCCCATTCAATCGCTTCTTCCTTGAAGTAATCTCCGATCGAGAAGTTGCCCAGCATCTCGAAGAACGTGTGGTGACGGGCCGTGTAGCCCACGTTTTCGATGTCGTTGGTGCGGATCGATTTTTGCGAATTGACGATCCGCGGATTTTCCGGTGTCAAACGACCGTCAAAATACTTTTTCAGCGTCGCCACTCCGGAGTTGATCCAAAGCAAGCTGGGATCATCCACCGGCACGAGGGAAGCGCTCGGCTCCACCTTGTGGCCCTTTTCCACGAAGAAATCCAGGAATTTGCGACGGATTTCACTCGCTTTCATGACGAATGCCTCCTTTGACCGAAAATGCAAAAAGAGCCTTCCCGTCCCAGGTTCTCAAGGGACGGGAAGGCTCCCGCGGTACCACCCTCATTACCGCCGTCATCCCCGGACAAGTCCGACGGTCCGGTGATTCTGACGGTCACTTCGTTTTCGATAACGGCGACATGGTCGCCGGCAGGGATTAGCTGCACTCGGGAACTGGCCGCAATCCGCACCGGATCCGGGAAAGCCTTCCAGCCCAAGGGCTTTCCTCTCTGGCGGGGGTGGGGATGCTCGGTTCCTTCTTCGCGTTGTCCATATCGGGTTTCATCGTTTCCACCCTCCCATTATACAGACTGTCCACAAAAGTTTCAAACCGCCTGGAGGAAAAACTTTCGCCAAAGCGCTCAAAATGGCGTGAAGCAGAGCAAATCCGGCAGCCTGCAGACCGATCCCTGCACAGAAAAAAGGCCGGTTTTGAACCCCTTACGGCCACGGGAAATATCTCCGTTTGTCAATTGACGAAACGGTCTTCGAAGGGTATTGTGAAAATTACCTCTTCAGCTTGCCACCTGACGACACCCCTTCTTCAGAAGGAGAATGTTCACCATTTTCCGGACTTGTCGAACCATGGAGGTGAGGTGCATGAGCCTGCGTGTCGTCACAGCCAACACGATGACCCTCGACGGCCGGATCGCCGCGTCGTCCGTGCCCTCTTGGCAGGATGAGCGATGGCGCCCGATCCTGGAGGCCGGCTTTCAGCTCATCGACTTTGCGGAACTCCACGGCGCATCGGTGATCTTGGAGGGGAGCAACTCCTTTGTGGCCAAGGATGCAGGGGGCATTGATGGTGTCCTTTCAGGGACGGAGAACGAATTTCGTGAGGATTACCTCCCCCGCCATGTCATCCGTCGCTTCAAGCGCTGGATGGCGGTCGTTGACAGCCGTGGACGGGTGGCCTGGGAACATCCCCACCAAGGCGACACCCACGTCCTGGCCCTCGTCAGCCGCAAGACTTCCGCCGGATATCTGGCTTTCTTGCGGGAACGGGAAGTGCCGTACCTTGTTGCGGGAGAGAGCCGGGTGGACCTGGACTTGGCTCTTCGCAAGTTGGGGGAGACGTTCGACACGGATCTCATCGTCAGCACCGCCGGCGGGACCCTCAACGGGGCGCTCTTGCGGGCCGGGCTGGTGAATGAGGTGGACCTTCAGATCCTGCCCATGATATTGGGCAACAAAGAGGCCCCGTCCGTTTTTGAAGGGTACAGCCCGGACTTTGCGACCGCGCCGTACCGGCTGACGCTGCTCGAACAGCAGACGAGGCCGGATGGCTCGATCCTCCTGCGGTTTGCCGCCGGGAAGTGAATGTTGACTGTAACGGTTGCTACGGATTCCGGTGCAAGATCACGTGACGAATCAGATGATCGACCACCACTTTGCCGATCGCAAACAGGGGGACGGCGAGAATCAGGCCCCAGATGCCCCCGATTTCCCCACCCACCAACAGCGCGAAGATGATGAACAGGGGATGCATGTGCAACGTTCGCCCCACGATTTGCGGGGAAATCACGTTCCCCTCCAGCATCTGCACGACCAGATTCACGATCAGGACGCCCAACACCATGCCGGGAGATTGGGTCAGCGCCACCAGCACGGCGGGAATCGCCCCGAAGATGGGGCCCAGATAGGGAATCACGTTGAACACGGCCACCATCAGGGCCAACAGAAGGGCATACGGAACTCCGACGATCAAATACCCGATGTAGGCGAGCAGGCCCACCACCCCGCAAACCAACAGTTGCCCCCTGATGTAGTTGCCGAGTGCCTGGTCCATTTCGCGGACGAGCCGGATGATTCCGCGCCGTCGGTTTTGTGGAACCAGATGAACCAACGATCGTTCGATCACCTTGATGTCCTTCATCATGTAAAAGGCGAGAAAGGGAATGATCAGCACGGTGAGCAGCTGGTTCAACAGTGCGCCCAGCCCGCCCATCATCCGTTCCACCTGTTCGGAAATCCCGGATTCGAGCTTGCGGAGCGCTTCATCGATGCCCGCCTGAACCGAAGGGGGCAGCAATTCTTTCCCGTGATCATTGTACTCCCTGATCATCGTTTGCAATTTGGCATTCCACTCGGGGAGATGTTCGGCCAATTCATTCAGCTGGAGTCCCAGAAGCGGAACCAGGTTCACGATCAGCACGCCGATGCATACGAGAAAGAGCGTGTAGATGAACAACACGGCCAACGAGCGGGACATCCCCCGTTGGTTGAGCAAATTGACCACCGGATTCAAAAGATAAGAGATGATCATGGCAACAAAAAACGGGCCCAGCACAGCCTTCAGGAACTGGAACAACCGGCCGATCCACGGACTCATCTGCAGCAGCAGCCAGAAACTGCCGAGCAGGATCAGGCCGAGGATCGAAAGGTTGAGCATCCTTGGCAGATTCCAGCGCTCCATGCGGGGCACCTCCGAAACAAAGACTTGTTCATAACATACGAAGATCCCGTCCACATTATGAAATCCATGAAAAACCCCGGACCCTCCGAAAAAGGATCCGGGGCGGGCGGCCTCATCTGACGAACATCATCCGACTGAGCAGCCGTTTCCAAAACCATTCGGACATCAGCATCCGGGAAATGCGGCTGCGGTTCATCCAGTCGATCAATCGGCCGATGCTCCACGGACGCCGGTTCCGGACGTTCATCCAGATTCCGGCCGCCAGTGCCAGAAGGCTTCCCAGCACGAGGGTCCTGATCGCTTGATGACGCATGATTTTCCCCCCTTGACGGTTCAGTCCCACATGAGTGGTTGCGGCGGCTCATCCAGAAACAGGTCGTTCAGCGAGGTGAGGCTCCCGTCTTCTTCGACTTGATAGACGGCGGAAATCCGTTCCCCGTCCGTGGTCATTTCAATGAAACAATGCCAGCAGTAAAGCTGGTGGGTCCCCACGATTCCGAGATCGATCGAATGGCAATTGGGACAGCGAAGCATGATTGGTTCTCCCTTCAAACTTGTCCTTTTCCGGATCAGTGGTCCCGAAGGCGGACTCCCTGTTCGGGCGCCACCAGAACATCCTCCCCCCAGACAAGGGGTTCTTCGGACATCAACGATTTGCGCCCTTCACGAAGATCATCGATCCACCCTGAAGACAACTCATACCCTATGAGGGTTCCC from Staphylospora marina includes:
- a CDS encoding IreB family regulatory phosphoprotein; this translates as MDETMKFNFQGDQNNDAKEVLFHVYEALKEKGYNPINQIVGYLISGDPAYIPRHKNARAMIRKLERDELIEELVTFYLENKK
- the alaS gene encoding alanine--tRNA ligase, with the protein product MKASEIRRKFLDFFVEKGHKVEPSASLVPVDDPSLLWINSGVATLKKYFDGRLTPENPRIVNSQKSIRTNDIENVGYTARHHTFFEMLGNFSIGDYFKEEAIEWAWEFLTSPKWMGLDPNRLSVTIHPEDDEACKIWKEKIGIPEERIVKLEDNFWDIGEGPSGPNTEIFYDRGEEFGDPNDPEMYPGGENERYLEIWNLVFSQYNHNPDGTYTPLPKKNIDTGMGLERMASVMQNVPTNYDTDLFRPIIDTTCRIAGVEYGKDRETDIALKVIADHIRTIVFAVGDGVLPSNEGRGYVLRRLLRRAVRYGRKLGMDRPFLYELTGVVAEIMKDYYPEPVQKKEFIERVIRGEEERFLETLGEGLRLLGELADACKAEGRTVITGEEAFKLYDTYGFPIDLTEDFAREQGLEVDRDGFEREMEAQRERARAAREEVDSMKVQGGPLAELDVESEFVGYTVTETETRIAAIIHEDRFVDLLAEGQKGLIVLEKTPFYAESGGQVADKGTVTTDKAVLRVEDVQKGPRGQHLHTIVVESGTVRKGDRVKAAIDEELRRDIVKNHTATHLLHKALKEVLGEHVNQAGSLVAPDRLRFDFTHIGAMTPEEIAEVERRVNEQIWVNTTVEIMHKPLAEAKAMGAMALFGEKYGEIVRVVRVGDYSLELCGGTHVSNTGEIGLFKLVSESGIGSGIRRIEAVTGRKAFAYLEEQLGLLKEAADALKTSPQELTFRIRQLQERNRELSRENESLKAKLSQSAVGELLGQVKDIDGVPVLTARVEASGMDQLRTMVDNLRQKLTEGVIVLGAAEGAKVSLVASVSPNFVKEGLHAGKLIKEVAAICGGGGGGRPDMAQAGGKRPEKLSEALAHVEKLLKSRS
- a CDS encoding RibD family protein, which produces MSLRVVTANTMTLDGRIAASSVPSWQDERWRPILEAGFQLIDFAELHGASVILEGSNSFVAKDAGGIDGVLSGTENEFREDYLPRHVIRRFKRWMAVVDSRGRVAWEHPHQGDTHVLALVSRKTSAGYLAFLREREVPYLVAGESRVDLDLALRKLGETFDTDLIVSTAGGTLNGALLRAGLVNEVDLQILPMILGNKEAPSVFEGYSPDFATAPYRLTLLEQQTRPDGSILLRFAAGK
- a CDS encoding AI-2E family transporter, which codes for MERWNLPRMLNLSILGLILLGSFWLLLQMSPWIGRLFQFLKAVLGPFFVAMIISYLLNPVVNLLNQRGMSRSLAVLFIYTLFLVCIGVLIVNLVPLLGLQLNELAEHLPEWNAKLQTMIREYNDHGKELLPPSVQAGIDEALRKLESGISEQVERMMGGLGALLNQLLTVLIIPFLAFYMMKDIKVIERSLVHLVPQNRRRGIIRLVREMDQALGNYIRGQLLVCGVVGLLAYIGYLIVGVPYALLLALMVAVFNVIPYLGPIFGAIPAVLVALTQSPGMVLGVLIVNLVVQMLEGNVISPQIVGRTLHMHPLFIIFALLVGGEIGGIWGLILAVPLFAIGKVVVDHLIRHVILHRNP